Proteins found in one Tamandua tetradactyla isolate mTamTet1 chromosome 3, mTamTet1.pri, whole genome shotgun sequence genomic segment:
- the ODC1 gene encoding ornithine decarboxylase yields MNTFSNGEFDCHFLDEGFTAKDILDQKINEVSSSDDKDAFYVADLGDILKKHLRWLKTLPRVTPFYAVKCNDSRAIVKTLAAIGTGFDCASKTEIQLVQSLGVPPERIIYANPCKQVSQIKYAANNGVEMMTFDSEVELMKVARAHPKARLVLRIATDDSKAVCRLSVKFGATLKTSRLLLERAKELNIDVIGVSFHVGSGCTDPETFVQAISDARCVFDMGAEIGFSMYLLDIGGGFPGSDDVKLKFEEITSVINPALDKYFPSDCGVKIIAEPGRYYVASAFTLAVNIIAKKLVLKEQTGSDDEDDSSEQTFMYYVNDGVYGSFNCILYDHAHVKPLLQKRPKPDEKYYSSSIWGPTCDGLDRIVERYDLPEMHVGDWMLFENMGAYTVAAASTFNGFQRPTIHYVMSGPTWQVMQQIKNHDFPCEVEEQDISTLPVSCAWESGMKRHPATCASASINV; encoded by the exons ATGAACACCTTCAGTAATGGAGAGTTTGACTGCCATTTCCTTGATGAAGGTTTTACTGCCAAGGACATTCTGGATCAAAAAATTAACGAAGTATCTTCTTCG GATGATAAAGATGCCTTCTATGTTGCGGACCTTGGAGACATCCTCAAGAAACATCTGAGATGGTTAAAAACTCTTCCTCGTGTCACCCCATTCTATGCAGTCAAATGTAATGACAGTAGAGCCATTGTGAAGACCCTGGCTGCTATTGGGACAGGATTTGACTGTGCTAGCAAG ACTGAAATACAGTTGGTGCAGAGCCTTGGGGTGCCTCCTGAGAGGATAATCTATGCAAACCCTTGTAAACAAGTGTCCCAAATTAAGTATGCGGCCAATAATGGAGTTGAGATGATGACGTTTGACAGCGAGGTCGAGTTGATGAAAGTGGCCAGGGCGCATCCGAAGGCGAG GTTGGTTTTGCGGATTGCCACTGATGACTCCAAAGCAGTCTGTCGTCTCAGTGTTAAATTTGGAGCCACACTCAAAACCAGCAGGCTTCTTTTGGAACGGGCTAAAGAACTAAATATTGATGTCATTGGTGTCAG CTTCCATGTGGGAAGTGGCTGTACTGATCCTGAAACCTTTGTGCAGGCAATCTCAGATGCCCGCTGTGTCTTTGACATGGGA GCTGAAATAGGTTTCAGCATGTATCTGCTTGATATTGGTGGTGGCTTTCCTGGATCCGATGATGTGAAGCTTAAATTTGAAGAG ATCACCAGTGTAATCAATCCAGCATTAGACAAGTATTTTCCGTCAGACTGCGGAGTGAAAATCATAGCTGAGCCAGGCAGATACTATGTTGCATCAGCGTTCACTCTTGCAGTGAATATCATTGCCAAAAAACTTGTATTGAAGGAGCAGACAGGCTCTGATG ATGAAGATGATTCGAGTGAACAAACCTTTATGTATTACGTGAATGATGGCGTATATGGGTCATTTAATTGCATCCTCTATGATCATGCACACGTAAAGCCCCTTCTGCAGAAG AGACCCAAACCAGATGAGAAATACTATTCATCTAGCATTTGGGGACCGACATGTGATGGCCTTGATCGAATTGTGGAGCGCTATGACCTGCCAGAAATGCATGTGGGTGACTGGATGCTGTTTGAAAACATGGGTGCTTACACTGTGGCTGCTGCTTCTACTTTCAACGGGTTCCAGAGGCCAACGATACACTATGTGATGTCCGGGCCGACATG GCAAGTCATGCAACAAATCAAGAACCACGATTTTCCGTGCGAAGTAGAAGAGCAGGATATCAGCACTCTGCCTGTGTCCTGTGCTTGGGAAAGTGGAATGAAACGTCACCCGGCAACTTGTGCTTCAGCTAGCATTAATGTGTAA